From Cumulibacter manganitolerans, one genomic window encodes:
- a CDS encoding MalY/PatB family protein — MTTTGPIFHLDAAAIRERTSCKYQQYDADVLPLWVAEMDCALAPPIAERLAEAVRLGDTGYPMLDRQLPDALAGYAADRWSWQIDPARVRPVPDVGVGVTELLRNNLEPGDRVVVSSPVYPPFYIWTAKMRGELIDVPLLRGEEEWTLDLDGLRAAFADGAAAYLLCNPANPVGRGWRAAELSALAELAAEYGVLVVADEIHAPLALEGAQFVPFLTVSDTAREVGVSVLAASKGWNLAGLKCAQIVAGSQTAQARMRRIHEYTFESVGHFGMLATIVAWSAGREWRDQAVRELSANRELLSQLVAEHLPAARYLPPEATYLGWLDLTAYGWGDTPSRRILKEARVAVNPGPSFGATGRGCTRINFACSPQVLTEAMERIGALAAAG; from the coding sequence ATGACGACGACCGGTCCCATCTTCCACCTCGACGCCGCCGCGATCCGGGAGCGCACGAGCTGCAAGTACCAGCAGTACGACGCCGACGTGCTGCCGCTGTGGGTCGCCGAGATGGACTGCGCGCTGGCGCCGCCGATCGCCGAGCGGCTGGCCGAGGCGGTGCGGCTGGGCGACACCGGCTACCCGATGCTGGACCGTCAGCTGCCGGACGCGCTGGCGGGGTACGCCGCCGACCGCTGGTCGTGGCAGATCGACCCCGCGCGGGTGCGCCCGGTGCCGGACGTCGGCGTCGGGGTCACCGAGCTGCTGCGCAACAACCTCGAGCCGGGCGACCGCGTGGTGGTGAGCTCACCGGTCTACCCACCGTTCTACATCTGGACCGCGAAGATGCGCGGCGAGCTGATCGACGTCCCGCTGCTGCGCGGCGAGGAGGAGTGGACGCTCGACCTGGACGGCCTGCGCGCGGCGTTCGCGGACGGCGCGGCGGCCTACCTGCTGTGCAACCCGGCCAACCCGGTCGGCCGGGGGTGGCGCGCCGCCGAGCTGAGCGCGCTGGCCGAGCTGGCCGCGGAGTACGGCGTGCTCGTCGTGGCCGACGAGATCCACGCGCCGCTGGCGCTGGAGGGCGCCCAGTTCGTGCCCTTCCTCACCGTCAGCGACACCGCCCGCGAGGTGGGCGTGAGCGTGCTCGCGGCCAGCAAGGGCTGGAACCTCGCGGGGCTGAAGTGCGCGCAGATCGTCGCCGGTTCACAGACCGCGCAGGCCCGGATGCGGCGGATCCACGAGTACACCTTCGAGTCGGTCGGGCACTTCGGGATGCTGGCCACGATCGTCGCCTGGAGCGCGGGGCGCGAGTGGCGCGACCAGGCGGTCCGCGAGCTGTCGGCGAATCGCGAGCTGCTCTCGCAGCTGGTCGCCGAGCATCTCCCTGCGGCCCGCTACCTGCCGCCCGAGGCGACCTACCTCGGCTGGCTCGACCTGACCGCCTACGGCTGGGGCGACACTCCGTCGCGCCGGATCCTGAAGGAGGCGCGGGTCGCGGTCAACCCGGGCCCGTCGTTCGGGGCGACGGGCCGCGGCTGCACCCGGATCAACTTCGCCTGCTCGCCGCAGGTGCTGACCGAGGCGATGGAGCGGATCGGCGCCCTGGCGGCCGCAGGCTAG